One genomic segment of Parus major isolate Abel chromosome 10, Parus_major1.1, whole genome shotgun sequence includes these proteins:
- the NGRN gene encoding neugrin isoform X6, giving the protein MIELCRKDLLARNLNRMLRLFPKEYNIFPRTWCLPADYGDFHAYRSIKKTRTFICKPDNSCQGRGIFITHHPEEIKHGERMICQQYISEPFLIDGFKFDMRIYVLVTSCDPLRIFVYKEGLARFATMRYIDHSTKNLGDICMHLTNYAINKHNENFVKDDMVGSKRKLSTLNAWMAEHSYDTSKLWADIDDIVIKTLISAHPVLKHHYQSCFSSHPTGCACFEILGFDILLDRRLKPWLLEVNHSPSFNTDSQLDHEVKDALLCDTLNLINVHACDRKKVLEEDKRRVKERLLQANQIPRESRRREQESSQAAWLAQAETYENEHLGGFRRIYPAPGTEKYEPFFQQSRSIFQETVASKAREEYARQQLEVMRLKNEKLEAAIRKKKAERMQNRSTAPTIHLTHRSTKAWDGKVQRRQYNSMQPQDIVEHEEKRRVNALLQREKLIRHLGITEQLSRLLPTADTQGSCVLQKQLQFPWDLLRDHNTHDLMMLISLLGVPAQPLGHRIMPSPRAQALPRHSPGPDPNDIKTLCIQGRSVPYHARQEGPRAAATQPCAQPKGLQLCDQQLPGIGTQAEGYDVGSLSSSDEGSCPPASPASPGQGDGIFHCAVVPELPITTAAHAQHTHGSHHGRASQCQCVTPRQDLTPCQSLTHSQHEKHRARRRRAAARMERLRRELGGGRRAPDRSLTWQAMEQLRFLRQELPEEWPLERLAQGFGVGTDVVRRVLRSRGCPSPRRRLRQDQRALSAAATAPAPGTGDGREVRAPDGTLLYRLPRGWGGPGPGVQ; this is encoded by the exons ATGATTGAGCTGTGCCGCAAGGACCTGCTGGCTCGAAACCTGAACCGCATGCTGCGGCTCTTCCCCAAGGAGTACAACATCTTCCCCCGCACGTGGTGCCTGCCAGCCGA CTATGGAGATTTCCATGCCTACAGAtccataaagaaaacaagaacatttaTCTGCAAGCCTGACAACAGCTGCCAGGGAAGAGGGATCTTCATAACCCACCATCCGGAGGAGATCAAGCACGGGGAACGCATGATCTGTCAGCAGTACATCTCTGAG CCCTTCCTCATCGATGGCTTCAAGTTTGACATGCGCATTTATGTGCTGGTCACGTCCTGTGACCCACTGAGGATTTTTGTCTACAAGGAGGGCCTTGCCCGGTTTGCCACCATGAGGTACATCGATCACAGCACGAAAAACCTG GGTGACATCTGCATGCACCTGACCAATTATGCAATCAACAAACACAATGAGAACTTTGTCAAGGATGACATGGTGGGCAGCAAGAG GAAGCTGTCCACTCTGAATGCCTGGATGGCAGAGCACAGCTATGACACATCAAAGCTCTGGGCAGATATTGATGACATTGTTATCAAGACACTGATTTCGGCTCACCCTGTGCTGAAACACCATTAccagagctgcttctccagccaCCCTACTGGCTGCGCCTGCTTTGAAATCCTGGGCTTTGATATTTTGCTGGATAGAAGGCTGAAGCCATGGTTGCTGGAG GTGAACCACTCTCCCAGCTTCAACACGGATTCTCAGCTAGACCATGAGGTGAAGGATGCCCTTCTGTGTGACACCCTCAACCTGATCAATGTGCACGCCTGCGACAGAAAGAAGGTGCTGGAGGAAGACAAGCGGCGGGTAAAGGAACGGCTCCTTCAGGCCAATCAGATTCCCCGTGAGTCCAG gcgcagggagcaggagagcagccaggctgcctggctggcacaggctgAAACCTACGAGAACGAGCACCTGGGGGGGTTCCGACGCATCTacccagctcctgggacagagaAGTATGAGCCAttcttccagcagagcaggtcCATCTTCCAGGAAACAGTAGCATCCAAGGCACGAGAAGAGTATGCCAG gcagcagctggaggtgatgcgcctgaaaaatgaaaagctggaaGCTGCCatcaggaagaagaaagcagaaagaatgcAGAATAGAAGCACAGCTCCTACAATCCACCTCACCCACAGAAGCACTAAGGCATGGGATGGAAAG GTGCAGCGCAGGCAGTACAACTCCATGCAGCCCCAGGACATTGTGGAACATGAAGAGAAGAGGAGAGTGAATGCTCTGCTGCAGCGTGAGAAGCTGATCCGACACCTGGGCATCACCGAGCAGCTTTCCCggctgctccccacagctgaCACCCAGGGATCCTGTGTGCTCCAGAAACAG ctgcagtttcCCTGGGATCTCCTCAGGGACCACAACACCCACGATTTAATGATGCTTATCTCACTCCTGGGAgtcccagctcagcccttgGGACACAGGATCATGCCCAGCCCTAGAGCCCAGGCCCTGCCACGGCACAGCCCAGGCCCAGATCCCAATGACATCAAGACCCTGTGCATTCAAGGCCGGAGTGTCCCGTACCACGCACGGCAGGAGGGCCCCCGGGCAGCAGccacccagccctgtgcccaaCCTAaggggctgcagctgtgtgaccagcagctccctggcattGGAACCCAGGCTGAAGGCT ATGATGTCGGTAGTCTGTCATCCTCCGATGAAGGCAGCTGTCCCCCGGcttccccagccagcccagggcagggtgatGGCATCTTCCACTGTGCTGTGGTCCCGGAGCTTCCCATCACCACTGCCGCTCACGCACAGCACACACATGGCTCACATCATGGCAGAGCCTCACAATGCCAGTGCGTCACACCACGCCAGGACCTCACCCCATGCCAGAGCCTCACGCATTCACAGCATGAAAAGCACAG GGctcggcggcggcgggcggcggcgcggaTGGAGCGGCTGCGGCGGGAGCTGGGCGGGGGCCGCAGAGCCCCCGATCGCTCCCTGACCTGGCAGGCGATGGAGCAGCTGCG GTTCCTGCGGCAGGAGCTGCCCGAGGAGTGGCCTCTGGAGCGCCTGGCCCAGGGCTTTGGCGTCGGCACCGACGTGGTGCGGCGGGTGCTGCGGAGCCGCGGCTGCCCCTCACCGCGCCGCCGGCTGCGGCAGGACCAGCGGGCGCTGAGCGCTGCCGCCAcggcaccggcaccgggcaCCGGGGACGGGCGTGAGGTGCGCGCCCCCGACGGGACGCTCTTGTACCGGCTGCCGCGGGGCTGGGGCGGGCCGGGGCCCGGCGTGCAATAA
- the NGRN gene encoding neugrin isoform X5, producing the protein MLRLSSGLGESIPTGPPPIWVFLPHFQKINHFPGMIELCRKDLLARNLNRMLRLFPKEYNIFPRTWCLPADYGDFHAYRSIKKTRTFICKPDNSCQGRGIFITHHPEEIKHGERMICQQYISEPFLIDGFKFDMRIYVLVTSCDPLRIFVYKEGLARFATMRYIDHSTKNLGDICMHLTNYAINKHNENFVKDDMVGSKRKLSTLNAWMAEHSYDTSKLWADIDDIVIKTLISAHPVLKHHYQSCFSSHPTGCACFEILGFDILLDRRLKPWLLEVNHSPSFNTDSQLDHEVKDALLCDTLNLINVHACDRKKVLEEDKRRVKERLLQANQIPRESRRREQESSQAAWLAQAETYENEHLGGFRRIYPAPGTEKYEPFFQQSRSIFQETVASKAREEYARQQLEVMRLKNEKLEAAIRKKKAERMQNRSTAPTIHLTHRSTKAWDGKVQRRQYNSMQPQDIVEHEEKRRVNALLQREKLIRHLGITEQLSRLLPTADTQGSCVLQKQLQFPWDLLRDHNTHDLMMLISLLGVPAQPLGHRIMPSPRAQALPRHSPGPDPNDIKTLCIQGRSVPYHARQEGPRAAATQPCAQPKGLQLCDQQLPGIGTQAEGYDVGSLSSSDEGSCPPASPASPGQGDGIFHCAVVPELPITTAAHAQHTHGSHHGRASQCQCVTPRQDLTPCQSLTHSQHEKHRARRRRAAARMERLRRELGGGRRAPDRSLTWQAMEQLRFLRQELPEEWPLERLAQGFGVGTDVVRRVLRSRGCPSPRRRLRQDQRALSAAATAPAPGTGDGREVRAPDGTLLYRLPRGWGGPGPGVQ; encoded by the exons ATGCTCAGGCTCTCCTCGGGGCTGGGAGAATCCATCCCCACAGGGCCTCCACCGATCTGGGTTTTTCTGCCCCACTTTCAGAAAATCAACCACTTCCCAGGCATGATTGAGCTGTGCCGCAAGGACCTGCTGGCTCGAAACCTGAACCGCATGCTGCGGCTCTTCCCCAAGGAGTACAACATCTTCCCCCGCACGTGGTGCCTGCCAGCCGA CTATGGAGATTTCCATGCCTACAGAtccataaagaaaacaagaacatttaTCTGCAAGCCTGACAACAGCTGCCAGGGAAGAGGGATCTTCATAACCCACCATCCGGAGGAGATCAAGCACGGGGAACGCATGATCTGTCAGCAGTACATCTCTGAG CCCTTCCTCATCGATGGCTTCAAGTTTGACATGCGCATTTATGTGCTGGTCACGTCCTGTGACCCACTGAGGATTTTTGTCTACAAGGAGGGCCTTGCCCGGTTTGCCACCATGAGGTACATCGATCACAGCACGAAAAACCTG GGTGACATCTGCATGCACCTGACCAATTATGCAATCAACAAACACAATGAGAACTTTGTCAAGGATGACATGGTGGGCAGCAAGAG GAAGCTGTCCACTCTGAATGCCTGGATGGCAGAGCACAGCTATGACACATCAAAGCTCTGGGCAGATATTGATGACATTGTTATCAAGACACTGATTTCGGCTCACCCTGTGCTGAAACACCATTAccagagctgcttctccagccaCCCTACTGGCTGCGCCTGCTTTGAAATCCTGGGCTTTGATATTTTGCTGGATAGAAGGCTGAAGCCATGGTTGCTGGAG GTGAACCACTCTCCCAGCTTCAACACGGATTCTCAGCTAGACCATGAGGTGAAGGATGCCCTTCTGTGTGACACCCTCAACCTGATCAATGTGCACGCCTGCGACAGAAAGAAGGTGCTGGAGGAAGACAAGCGGCGGGTAAAGGAACGGCTCCTTCAGGCCAATCAGATTCCCCGTGAGTCCAG gcgcagggagcaggagagcagccaggctgcctggctggcacaggctgAAACCTACGAGAACGAGCACCTGGGGGGGTTCCGACGCATCTacccagctcctgggacagagaAGTATGAGCCAttcttccagcagagcaggtcCATCTTCCAGGAAACAGTAGCATCCAAGGCACGAGAAGAGTATGCCAG gcagcagctggaggtgatgcgcctgaaaaatgaaaagctggaaGCTGCCatcaggaagaagaaagcagaaagaatgcAGAATAGAAGCACAGCTCCTACAATCCACCTCACCCACAGAAGCACTAAGGCATGGGATGGAAAG GTGCAGCGCAGGCAGTACAACTCCATGCAGCCCCAGGACATTGTGGAACATGAAGAGAAGAGGAGAGTGAATGCTCTGCTGCAGCGTGAGAAGCTGATCCGACACCTGGGCATCACCGAGCAGCTTTCCCggctgctccccacagctgaCACCCAGGGATCCTGTGTGCTCCAGAAACAG ctgcagtttcCCTGGGATCTCCTCAGGGACCACAACACCCACGATTTAATGATGCTTATCTCACTCCTGGGAgtcccagctcagcccttgGGACACAGGATCATGCCCAGCCCTAGAGCCCAGGCCCTGCCACGGCACAGCCCAGGCCCAGATCCCAATGACATCAAGACCCTGTGCATTCAAGGCCGGAGTGTCCCGTACCACGCACGGCAGGAGGGCCCCCGGGCAGCAGccacccagccctgtgcccaaCCTAaggggctgcagctgtgtgaccagcagctccctggcattGGAACCCAGGCTGAAGGCT ATGATGTCGGTAGTCTGTCATCCTCCGATGAAGGCAGCTGTCCCCCGGcttccccagccagcccagggcagggtgatGGCATCTTCCACTGTGCTGTGGTCCCGGAGCTTCCCATCACCACTGCCGCTCACGCACAGCACACACATGGCTCACATCATGGCAGAGCCTCACAATGCCAGTGCGTCACACCACGCCAGGACCTCACCCCATGCCAGAGCCTCACGCATTCACAGCATGAAAAGCACAG GGctcggcggcggcgggcggcggcgcggaTGGAGCGGCTGCGGCGGGAGCTGGGCGGGGGCCGCAGAGCCCCCGATCGCTCCCTGACCTGGCAGGCGATGGAGCAGCTGCG GTTCCTGCGGCAGGAGCTGCCCGAGGAGTGGCCTCTGGAGCGCCTGGCCCAGGGCTTTGGCGTCGGCACCGACGTGGTGCGGCGGGTGCTGCGGAGCCGCGGCTGCCCCTCACCGCGCCGCCGGCTGCGGCAGGACCAGCGGGCGCTGAGCGCTGCCGCCAcggcaccggcaccgggcaCCGGGGACGGGCGTGAGGTGCGCGCCCCCGACGGGACGCTCTTGTACCGGCTGCCGCGGGGCTGGGGCGGGCCGGGGCCCGGCGTGCAATAA